In a genomic window of Tripterygium wilfordii isolate XIE 37 chromosome 8, ASM1340144v1, whole genome shotgun sequence:
- the LOC120003596 gene encoding putative pentatricopeptide repeat-containing protein At1g53330: MVDELMNFHTKHGLVDCVHKMFVKMPKQVLPSWISIKFPLDMTSIRRTFYGTNIFPFDPGIAAGCDKMYVRNVYSRCIISEALRIFSQIRKTNVRPDLVEWTARIKACDMLLELVKIAMVDIVSGFGQLLVMAYDSDLLFENGKVDEAISIWEQLPTKDCVVDSTTYGVSIFGLCTKRYLSKALQILKEIEYGGSDLDIFAYSSMISSLYKKERLDDAASVVREMDKHGCKLDSRVCNALFDGFLQAYRFEGAVKLFKEISIKGKAGRRVET; encoded by the exons ATGgtagatgaattgatgaattttCATACAAAACATGGATTAGTTGATTGTGTCCACAAGATGTTTGTGAAAATGCCAAAACAAGTATTGCCTTCTTGGATTTCTATTAAGTTTCCTCTTGATATGACTTCCATAAGAAGAACATTTTATGGGACCAATATATTTCCCTTTGATCCTGGGATTGCAGCTGGTTGTGATAAAATGTATGTTAGGAATGTATATTCAAGGTGTATTATTAGTGAGGCCTTGAGAATTTTTAGTCAAATAAGGAAAACAAATGTTAGACCCGACTTAGTTGAGTGGACTGCTAGGATAAAAGCTTGTGACATGTTGCTTGAACTTGTGAAGATTGCCATGGTTGATATAGTTAGTGGTTTTGGCCAGTTATTGGTTATGGCCTATGATTCGGATTTGTTGTTTGAAAATGGAAAGGTAGATGAAGCAATTTCTATATGGGAACAGTTGCCTACAAAAGATTGTGTGGTCGATTCCACAACTTATGGAGTATCAATATTTGGGTTGTGCACCAAGAGATACTTGAGTAAGGCTTTACAAATATTGAAGGAGATAGAATATGGAGGAAGTGATCTAGACATCTTTGCATATTCATCTATGATTAGTAGTTTATACAAAAAGGAGAGATTAGATGATGCAGCCAGTGTAGTGAGAGAGATGGATAAACATGGTTGTAAATTGGATTCTCGTGTTTGCAATGCACTTTTTGATGGGTTTCTCCAAGCTTACAGATTTGAGGGTGCAGTTAAACTTTTCAAAGAAATAAGCATCAAAG GAAAAGCTGGAAGAAGGGTGGAAACATGA